A DNA window from Sphingomonas changnyeongensis contains the following coding sequences:
- the nuoF gene encoding NADH-quinone oxidoreductase subunit NuoF translates to MSLADKDRIFTNLYGYQSWRIDAAMKRGDWDNTKALMARGQDQIIEDVKASGLRGRGGAGFPTGMKWSFMPKEPKPGKPSFLVINADESEPGSCKDREIIRHDPHKLVEGALIAGYAMRARAAYIYIRGEYIREAETLFAAVAEAYDKGFLGKNACGSGYDFDVFVHRGAGAYICGEETAMIESLEGKKGQPRLKPPFPAGAGLYGCPTTVNNVESIAVVPTILRRGPAWFASFGRPKNEGTKLFQISGHVNKPCVVEEAMSIPFRELIERHCGGIRGGWDNLLAVIPGGSSVPVVPAAQIMDCPMDFDALKDLKSGLGTAAIIVMDKSTDIVRAISRLSYFYKHESCGQCTPCREGTGWMWRMMERLRTGDAEIGEIDMLEEVTRQVEGHTICALGDAAAWPIQGLIRHFRPEIERRITERRAGALPIAAE, encoded by the coding sequence GTGAGCCTTGCTGACAAGGACCGGATCTTCACCAATCTCTACGGCTATCAGTCGTGGCGCATCGACGCCGCGATGAAGCGTGGCGACTGGGACAATACCAAGGCGCTGATGGCGCGCGGCCAGGACCAGATCATCGAGGATGTGAAGGCCTCGGGCCTGCGCGGGCGCGGCGGGGCGGGCTTCCCGACGGGGATGAAGTGGAGCTTCATGCCCAAGGAGCCGAAGCCCGGCAAACCGAGCTTCCTCGTCATCAACGCCGACGAGTCCGAACCCGGCAGCTGCAAGGACCGCGAGATCATCCGCCACGACCCGCACAAGCTGGTCGAAGGCGCGCTGATCGCCGGCTATGCGATGCGCGCGCGGGCGGCCTATATCTATATTCGCGGCGAATATATCCGCGAGGCCGAGACGCTGTTTGCCGCCGTGGCCGAGGCCTATGACAAGGGCTTTCTGGGCAAGAATGCCTGCGGCTCGGGTTATGATTTCGACGTCTTCGTCCACCGCGGCGCGGGCGCTTATATCTGCGGCGAAGAAACCGCGATGATCGAGAGCCTGGAGGGCAAGAAGGGCCAGCCGCGGCTGAAGCCGCCCTTCCCGGCGGGCGCGGGTCTGTATGGCTGCCCGACCACGGTCAACAATGTCGAATCGATCGCCGTGGTGCCGACGATCCTGCGGCGCGGCCCGGCCTGGTTCGCCAGCTTCGGCCGGCCCAAGAACGAAGGCACCAAGCTGTTCCAGATCTCGGGCCATGTGAACAAGCCGTGCGTCGTCGAAGAGGCGATGTCGATCCCGTTCCGCGAGCTGATCGAGCGCCATTGCGGCGGCATCCGGGGCGGCTGGGACAATCTGCTCGCGGTCATTCCGGGCGGGTCGTCGGTGCCCGTCGTGCCGGCGGCGCAGATCATGGACTGCCCGATGGATTTCGACGCGCTCAAGGACCTGAAATCGGGCCTGGGCACCGCCGCCATCATCGTCATGGACAAGTCGACCGACATTGTCCGCGCGATCAGCAGGCTCAGCTATTTCTACAAGCATGAAAGCTGCGGCCAGTGCACGCCGTGCCGCGAGGGCACGGGCTGGATGTGGCGGATGATGGAGCGCCTGCGCACCGGTGACGCCGAAATCGGCGAGATCGACATGCTCGAAGAGGTGACCCGTCAGGTCGAAGGTCACACCATCTGCGCGCTGGGCGATGCCGCGGCGTGGCCGATCCAGGGCCTGATCCGGCATTTCCGCCCCGAAATCGAACGCCGCATCACCGAGCGCCGCGCCGGTGCGCTGCCGATCGCGGCGGAATGA
- a CDS encoding NADH-quinone oxidoreductase subunit D translates to MAEAISDLQMSDAAATPAGDVEIQNYTINFGPQHPAAHGVLRLVLELDGEIVERVDPHVGLLHRGTEKLIETRTYLQSVPYFDRLDYASPMAQEYSYVLAIEKLLNVEVPLRAQYLRVFWAELTRIKNHLLNLGSHVMDVGAMTPNLWLFELREDCMNFYERVSGARMHAAYFRPGGVHQDAPVKLLADIADWLDTRLPRLFEDAMSLVVDNRIFKQRNVDIATVSKDDAVRWGFSGPMIRGSGIPWDLRKSQPYDVYDRMQFDVPVGTRGDCYDRFMVRVEEVRQSARIMKQCLSEMPEGPVLSLDRKVAPPKRGEMKRSMEALIHHFKLYTEGFHVPAGEVYVATESPKGELGVYLVSDGTNKPWRCKIRPTAFSHLQAMDMMCKGHMLADVTAILGAIDIVFGECDR, encoded by the coding sequence ATGGCTGAGGCGATCAGCGATCTCCAGATGTCGGACGCGGCCGCGACGCCCGCCGGCGATGTCGAGATCCAGAATTACACGATCAACTTCGGGCCGCAGCATCCGGCCGCGCACGGCGTGCTGCGCCTTGTGCTCGAGCTCGATGGCGAGATTGTCGAGCGCGTCGATCCGCATGTCGGGCTGCTGCACCGCGGCACCGAAAAGCTGATCGAGACGCGCACCTATCTGCAGTCGGTGCCCTATTTCGACCGGCTCGATTACGCATCGCCGATGGCGCAGGAATATTCCTATGTGCTGGCGATCGAAAAGCTGCTGAACGTCGAAGTGCCGCTGCGCGCGCAATATCTGCGCGTGTTCTGGGCAGAGCTGACGCGCATCAAGAACCATCTGCTCAATCTGGGCAGCCATGTCATGGACGTGGGCGCGATGACGCCCAATCTGTGGCTGTTCGAGCTGCGCGAAGACTGCATGAACTTTTACGAGCGGGTGTCGGGCGCGCGCATGCACGCCGCCTATTTCCGCCCGGGCGGCGTCCATCAGGATGCCCCGGTCAAGCTGCTCGCCGACATTGCCGACTGGCTCGACACGCGCCTGCCGCGCCTGTTCGAGGACGCGATGAGCCTGGTGGTCGACAACCGCATCTTCAAGCAGCGCAATGTCGATATCGCGACGGTCAGCAAGGACGACGCGGTGCGCTGGGGCTTTTCCGGGCCGATGATCCGCGGGTCGGGCATCCCCTGGGATCTGCGCAAGTCGCAGCCCTATGACGTTTATGACCGGATGCAGTTCGACGTGCCGGTCGGCACGCGCGGCGACTGCTATGACCGGTTCATGGTGCGCGTCGAGGAAGTGCGCCAGTCCGCCCGGATCATGAAGCAGTGCCTGTCGGAAATGCCCGAGGGGCCGGTGCTGAGCCTCGACCGCAAGGTCGCGCCGCCCAAGCGCGGCGAGATGAAGCGGTCGATGGAAGCGCTCATCCATCACTTCAAGCTCTACACCGAAGGCTTTCATGTGCCGGCCGGCGAGGTCTATGTCGCCACCGAAAGCCCCAAGGGCGAGCTGGGTGTCTATCTGGTGTCCGACGGCACCAACAAGCCGTGGCGGTGCAAGATCCGGCCGACGGCGTTCAGCCACCTCCAGGCGATGGACATGATGTGCAAGGGCCACATGCTGGCCGACGTCACCGCCATTCTGGGGGCCATCGACATCGTGTTCGGGGAGTGTGATCGGTAA
- the thiE gene encoding thiamine phosphate synthase, whose amino-acid sequence MSDDLLPETPNPAFAEMFARDDARGPCQLYLISPLETGGDFPDRLARALAAAPVAAFQFRVKGIDQHKAAALAAPLIDICRAHDTAFIVNDSVALAKRLGADGVHLGQGDGDVREARAALGPAAQIGVTCHNSRHLAMEAGEAGADYVAFGSFYPTTTKAVSHHADPALLGWWAALFELPSVAIGGITADNAKPLIDAGADFIAVSSGVWAAPEGEAEAVRRLTALF is encoded by the coding sequence ATGTCCGACGATCTGCTGCCCGAAACGCCCAATCCGGCCTTTGCCGAAATGTTCGCCCGCGACGATGCGCGCGGGCCGTGCCAGCTCTACCTGATCTCGCCGCTCGAAACCGGCGGCGATTTTCCCGACCGGCTGGCGCGCGCGCTTGCGGCCGCGCCGGTCGCGGCCTTCCAGTTCCGCGTCAAGGGGATCGACCAGCACAAGGCGGCGGCGCTCGCCGCGCCGCTCATCGACATCTGCCGCGCGCATGACACCGCGTTCATCGTCAACGACTCGGTCGCGCTCGCCAAAAGGCTGGGGGCGGACGGCGTGCATCTGGGGCAGGGCGACGGCGATGTGCGCGAGGCGCGGGCGGCACTCGGCCCGGCGGCACAGATCGGCGTGACCTGCCACAACAGCCGCCATCTGGCGATGGAAGCGGGAGAGGCCGGGGCCGATTATGTCGCGTTCGGAAGCTTTTACCCGACGACGACCAAGGCCGTGTCGCACCATGCCGATCCCGCTTTGCTCGGCTGGTGGGCGGCCTTGTTCGAGCTGCCTTCGGTCGCGATCGGCGGCATCACCGCCGACAATGCCAAGCCGCTGATTGACGCCGGGGCCGATTTCATCGCCGTGTCATCGGGCGTGTGGGCCGCGCCCGAGGGCGAGGCCGAGGCGGTGCGGCGCCTGACCGCGCTGTTCTGA
- a CDS encoding META domain-containing protein — MVGPTWTLIEYRPAGGGAPIRAADGEIYQLGFQQGGRLVARLSCNRGTGRWTATDGRAASGAIGIGPIAATMRGCLPGNLDRLAADLERVRSYAVKGGRLHLTIAPDAQATESGTAGGGDYVWTPGG; from the coding sequence TTGGTCGGGCCGACCTGGACCCTTATCGAATACCGGCCCGCGGGCGGCGGCGCGCCGATCCGCGCGGCAGACGGCGAAATCTACCAGCTCGGCTTTCAGCAGGGCGGACGGCTGGTCGCGCGGCTGTCATGCAATCGCGGCACCGGGCGCTGGACGGCGACGGACGGCCGCGCGGCGTCAGGGGCGATCGGGATCGGCCCGATCGCGGCAACGATGCGCGGCTGTCTGCCGGGCAATCTCGACCGGCTGGCCGCCGATCTCGAGCGGGTGCGCAGCTATGCGGTCAAGGGCGGGCGGCTGCACCTGACGATCGCGCCCGACGCGCAGGCGACCGAAAGCGGCACGGCAGGTGGGGGCGATTATGTCTGGACGCCGGGCGGCTGA
- the efp gene encoding elongation factor P — MKISGVDIRPGNIIEFEGGLWRAVKIQHTQPGKGGAYMQVEMKNLIDGRKTNNRFRSDERVERVRLDTKDFQFLFRDGDQLTFMDKETYEQITLSTDMLGDEVAFLQDGMDVILELHEEKPISVQLPDTIEATIVEADAVVKGQTASSSYKPAVLDNGVRVMVPPHIASGTRIVVDVYAREYVKRAD; from the coding sequence ATGAAGATCAGCGGCGTCGACATTCGCCCCGGCAACATCATCGAGTTCGAAGGCGGCCTGTGGCGGGCGGTGAAGATCCAGCACACCCAGCCCGGCAAGGGCGGTGCCTATATGCAGGTCGAAATGAAGAACCTGATCGACGGGCGCAAGACCAACAACCGTTTCCGCTCCGACGAGCGCGTCGAGCGCGTGCGGCTCGACACCAAGGATTTCCAGTTCCTGTTCCGCGACGGCGACCAGCTGACGTTCATGGACAAGGAAACCTATGAGCAGATCACCCTGTCGACCGACATGCTGGGTGACGAGGTCGCCTTCCTGCAGGACGGGATGGACGTGATCCTCGAACTGCACGAGGAAAAGCCGATTTCGGTGCAGCTGCCCGACACCATCGAGGCGACGATCGTCGAGGCCGATGCGGTGGTGAAGGGGCAGACCGCTTCGTCCAGCTACAAGCCCGCCGTGCTCGACAATGGCGTGCGCGTGATGGTGCCGCCGCACATTGCCAGCGGCACGCGCATCGTCGTTGATGTCTATGCGCGCGAATATGTGAAGCGCGCGGACTGA
- a CDS encoding complex I 24 kDa subunit family protein: protein MAGAVQIPDEAEVRARWGAFAWTAENEAKAREIIARYPAGRQHSAVMPLLDLAQRQVGAETQTQGWLPVPVIEYVAAQIEMPFIRAYEVATFYTMYNLAPVGRYHVQVCGTTPCMLRGSDDVMAACKSKGLAKGQTTPDGLFTLTEVECMGNCASAPMVQINDDNYEDLDFDRTVAILDALARGETPKTGTQEPGRHTVEPLGGPTTLTAMVDANHDYRGEWQ, encoded by the coding sequence ATGGCGGGTGCAGTGCAGATCCCCGACGAAGCCGAAGTGCGCGCGCGCTGGGGCGCGTTTGCCTGGACGGCCGAGAATGAGGCGAAGGCGCGCGAGATCATCGCCCGCTATCCGGCCGGGCGGCAGCATTCGGCGGTGATGCCGCTGCTCGACCTGGCCCAGCGTCAGGTCGGGGCGGAAACGCAGACCCAGGGCTGGCTGCCGGTGCCGGTGATCGAATATGTCGCCGCGCAGATCGAGATGCCGTTCATCCGCGCCTATGAGGTCGCGACCTTCTACACCATGTACAATCTGGCGCCCGTCGGCCGCTATCATGTGCAGGTGTGCGGGACGACGCCGTGCATGCTGCGCGGGTCCGACGATGTGATGGCGGCGTGCAAGTCCAAGGGGCTGGCCAAGGGGCAGACGACGCCCGACGGGCTGTTCACGCTGACCGAGGTCGAATGCATGGGCAATTGCGCGTCCGCGCCGATGGTCCAGATCAATGACGACAATTACGAGGATCTGGATTTCGACCGCACGGTCGCCATCCTCGATGCACTGGCGCGCGGCGAGACGCCCAAGACCGGCACGCAGGAGCCGGGGCGGCACACGGTCGAACCGCTGGGCGGGCCGACCACGCTGACCGCGATGGTCGACGCCAACCATGATTATCGCGGAGAGTGGCAGTGA
- a CDS encoding Coenzyme F420 hydrogenase/dehydrogenase, beta subunit C-terminal domain encodes MTATGPQDPVWVPPIGPAAARGLCTDCGVSRMRDATQCGTACQFIRPDYAAMEARVHGRARDPDRPDELFFGPFVRMARARLAAPLPGAQWTGITTRIGERLLETGAVDAVLTMAPDPDDSWRPQPVIVTRAEGMARVRGMRMGYAPLLALLEPAAAAGHRRIAVIGIPCQVHALRAIEAKLGFERIDVIGTPCSDNTTTERFHAFLALLTDRPETITYLEFRADYHVELRFADGTRREIPFLMLPLADLPPDFFPLTCRTCVDYTNALADLTVGYMGGTGEQWLIARNARGLALIELLGDELTLSPLTSAGRRAGAVRGFLANVARAAGGLPLRRMPGWVRPIVARLMPRIGPRGLEFARARVEMKAIETVLHLRREKPRRMKHMIPAHIWALVAPYGLAPAAGEAPAGAAPEPPVRP; translated from the coding sequence ATGACGGCAACGGGGCCACAGGATCCGGTCTGGGTACCGCCAATCGGGCCGGCCGCCGCGCGCGGCCTGTGCACCGATTGCGGCGTGTCGCGGATGCGCGACGCGACGCAGTGCGGCACCGCCTGCCAGTTCATCCGCCCCGATTATGCGGCGATGGAGGCGCGCGTCCATGGCCGGGCGCGCGATCCCGACCGCCCGGACGAGCTGTTTTTCGGCCCCTTTGTCCGCATGGCGCGCGCCCGGCTGGCCGCCCCGCTGCCCGGCGCGCAATGGACGGGGATCACGACCCGCATCGGCGAAAGGCTGCTGGAAACAGGCGCGGTCGATGCCGTGCTGACCATGGCCCCGGATCCGGACGACAGCTGGCGTCCGCAGCCGGTGATCGTCACCCGCGCCGAAGGCATGGCGCGGGTCAGGGGCATGCGCATGGGCTATGCCCCGCTGCTCGCGCTGCTCGAACCGGCGGCGGCGGCCGGGCACAGGCGGATCGCGGTGATCGGCATTCCCTGCCAGGTCCATGCGCTGCGCGCGATCGAGGCGAAGCTCGGCTTTGAACGGATCGACGTCATCGGCACGCCCTGTTCGGACAATACGACCACCGAACGCTTCCACGCCTTTCTCGCGCTGCTGACCGACCGGCCGGAGACGATCACCTATCTGGAGTTCCGTGCCGATTATCATGTCGAGCTGCGCTTTGCCGACGGCACACGGCGCGAAATCCCGTTCCTGATGCTGCCGCTTGCCGATCTGCCGCCCGATTTCTTCCCGCTCACCTGCCGCACCTGTGTCGACTATACCAATGCGCTGGCCGATCTGACCGTCGGCTATATGGGCGGCACCGGCGAACAATGGCTGATCGCGCGCAATGCCCGCGGCCTCGCGCTCATCGAGCTGCTGGGCGATGAACTGACGCTGTCGCCGCTCACAAGCGCCGGGCGGCGCGCCGGGGCGGTGCGCGGCTTCCTCGCCAATGTCGCGCGCGCGGCGGGCGGCCTGCCGCTCCGGCGGATGCCGGGCTGGGTGCGCCCGATCGTCGCCCGGCTGATGCCGCGCATCGGCCCGCGCGGGCTGGAGTTTGCGCGGGCGCGGGTGGAGATGAAGGCGATCGAGACGGTGCTGCACTTGCGCCGCGAAAAACCCCGGCGGATGAAGCACATGATCCCGGCGCATATCTGGGCGCTGGTCGCACCCTATGGGCTGGCCCCGGCAGCGGGCGAAGCCCCCGCCGGGGCTGCCCCGGAGCCGCCGGTCAGGCCGTGA
- a CDS encoding YbjN domain-containing protein: MQPIIAGLALTLALAVPGPVNSRAGAQTTAPVSATPQSVVKALQDAGYKAELTKDSTGAPLIHSASGGARFSIFFFGCDNGTGCGEIQFYAGWTDKISLERINQWNRTHRFGRAYLDDKGEVNIEYDINLEQASISGALFRNDLELWTGLMARFQGFVGGKDD; encoded by the coding sequence ATGCAACCCATTATAGCCGGCCTCGCGCTCACGCTCGCGCTTGCGGTCCCCGGACCGGTGAACAGCCGGGCGGGCGCCCAGACAACGGCCCCGGTCTCGGCCACCCCGCAATCGGTGGTGAAGGCATTGCAGGACGCCGGTTACAAGGCGGAACTGACCAAGGATTCGACCGGCGCCCCGCTGATCCACAGCGCCTCGGGCGGGGCCCGCTTCTCGATCTTCTTTTTCGGCTGCGACAATGGCACCGGCTGCGGCGAGATCCAATTCTATGCCGGCTGGACCGACAAGATCAGCCTTGAGCGGATCAACCAGTGGAACCGCACCCACCGTTTCGGCCGCGCCTATCTGGACGACAAGGGCGAGGTGAACATCGAATATGACATCAATCTCGAACAGGCATCGATCAGCGGCGCGCTGTTCCGCAACGATCTTGAGCTGTGGACCGGGCTGATGGCCCGGTTTCAGGGATTTGTCGGCGGGAAAGACGATTGA
- a CDS encoding NADH-quinone oxidoreductase subunit C, whose translation MLSPAPRQATNDGVIAAIAPVLGDRLLDAVEHVFEVTLTVRRDAVADVLRTLRDDFGYQQLMEIAGVDYPDRAERFEVVYHLLSLTKNHRIRVKLSTDEATPVPSVTDLWPVAGWLEREVYDMYGVLFDGNPDLRRILTDYGFRGHPLRKDFPLTGYVEMRYSEEHKRVIYEPVRLTQDFRAFDFTSPWEGADYVLPGDEKAGGHVPAAQGAPTPLTADQIARAGTVNVSGGAAAAGAPAAKNGDQPEGKNG comes from the coding sequence ATGCTTTCTCCCGCCCCGCGACAGGCGACGAATGACGGCGTGATCGCGGCGATCGCGCCGGTGCTGGGTGACCGGCTGCTGGACGCGGTCGAGCATGTGTTCGAGGTGACGCTGACCGTGCGCCGCGACGCCGTGGCCGATGTGCTGCGCACGCTGCGCGACGATTTCGGCTATCAGCAGCTGATGGAGATTGCCGGCGTCGACTATCCCGACCGGGCCGAACGGTTCGAGGTCGTCTATCACCTGCTGTCGCTGACCAAAAACCATCGCATCCGGGTGAAGCTGTCGACCGACGAGGCGACGCCGGTGCCGTCGGTCACCGATCTGTGGCCGGTCGCGGGCTGGCTGGAGCGCGAGGTCTATGACATGTACGGGGTGCTGTTCGACGGCAATCCCGACCTGCGCCGCATCCTGACCGATTACGGCTTTCGCGGCCACCCGCTGCGCAAGGATTTCCCGCTGACCGGCTATGTCGAGATGCGCTATTCCGAAGAGCATAAGCGCGTGATCTACGAGCCGGTGCGGCTGACGCAGGATTTCCGTGCGTTCGATTTCACCAGCCCCTGGGAAGGGGCGGATTATGTGCTGCCGGGTGACGAGAAGGCCGGCGGCCATGTGCCGGCGGCGCAGGGCGCGCCGACGCCGCTGACGGCCGATCAGATCGCCCGTGCGGGCACGGTCAATGTCTCGGGCGGCGCGGCTGCGGCGGGCGCGCCGGCGGCGAAGAATGGCGATCAGCCGGAGGGCAAGAATGGCTGA
- the ndhC gene encoding NADH-quinone oxidoreductase subunit A, whose translation MASVAAGYLPILLFLAVALILSCAFVFLPMAVSRLTGAHKPYPEKLSEYECGFPAFEDSRSQFDVRFYLVAILFIIFDLEAAFLFPWAVSLMGTGWAAWCAMMIFLGELVLGYVYAWKKGALEWE comes from the coding sequence ATGGCGTCCGTCGCCGCCGGCTATCTGCCGATCCTGCTGTTCCTCGCCGTGGCGCTGATCCTGTCCTGCGCCTTCGTGTTCCTGCCGATGGCGGTGTCGCGGCTGACCGGCGCGCACAAGCCCTATCCCGAAAAGCTCAGCGAATATGAATGCGGCTTTCCCGCGTTCGAGGACAGCCGCAGCCAGTTCGACGTGCGTTTCTATCTGGTCGCGATCCTGTTCATCATCTTCGACCTCGAAGCCGCGTTCCTGTTTCCCTGGGCGGTGTCGCTGATGGGCACCGGCTGGGCCGCATGGTGCGCGATGATGATTTTCCTGGGCGAGCTGGTGCTCGGCTATGTCTATGCCTGGAAGAAGGGAGCCCTGGAATGGGAGTGA
- a CDS encoding inositol monophosphatase family protein, producing MPSHSGLLTVMERAARKAGPRLRRDFNEVQHLQVSRKGPADFVSMADKRAEQTLVEELRKARPDWGFLLEEGGTIEGDPAKPRWIIDPLDGTSNFLHGIPHFAISIAVEEPSGEVTSGLIYQPLTDESFWAEKGRGAWLQDQRLRVSSRRNLDEALVATGIPFKGHGDMAQWARIFGLVAPEVAGIRRFGSAALDLAWVAAGRYDGFWEAGLNDWDVAAGILLVREAGGFVTDFRGGDRPRERREVLAANDALQSKLHKLVATALR from the coding sequence ATGCCTTCCCATTCCGGCCTGCTGACAGTCATGGAACGCGCCGCCCGCAAGGCGGGGCCGCGCCTGCGCCGCGACTTCAACGAGGTCCAGCACCTGCAGGTGTCGCGGAAAGGCCCGGCCGATTTCGTGTCGATGGCCGACAAGCGGGCCGAGCAGACTTTGGTCGAGGAACTGCGCAAGGCGCGGCCCGACTGGGGCTTTCTGCTCGAGGAAGGCGGCACGATCGAGGGTGATCCGGCCAAGCCGCGCTGGATCATCGATCCGCTCGACGGCACGTCGAACTTCCTGCACGGCATCCCGCATTTCGCGATCTCGATCGCGGTGGAAGAGCCGTCGGGCGAGGTGACCTCGGGGCTGATCTACCAGCCGCTCACCGATGAAAGCTTCTGGGCCGAAAAGGGCCGGGGGGCGTGGCTGCAGGACCAGCGGCTGCGCGTGTCGTCACGCCGCAACCTCGACGAGGCGCTGGTTGCGACCGGCATCCCGTTCAAGGGGCATGGCGACATGGCGCAATGGGCGCGGATTTTCGGGCTTGTCGCGCCCGAGGTGGCGGGCATCCGCCGCTTCGGCTCCGCCGCGCTCGACCTCGCCTGGGTCGCGGCCGGCCGTTATGACGGGTTCTGGGAAGCGGGCCTTAATGACTGGGACGTCGCCGCCGGCATCCTGCTGGTGCGCGAAGCCGGCGGCTTCGTGACCGATTTCCGGGGCGGCGACCGCCCGCGCGAGCGCCGCGAGGTGCTGGCCGCGAACGACGCGCTCCAGTCCAAGCTGCACAAGCTGGTCGCGACCGCACTGCGCTGA
- a CDS encoding NuoB/complex I 20 kDa subunit family protein: MGVTLSPAGQAVPPAGTAPDQAFFNDLNSELTDKGFLVTSTEELFQWARTGSLWWMTFGLACCAVEMIHVNMPRYDLERFGVAPRASPRQSDVMIVAGTLCNKMAPALRRVYDQMSEPRYVISMGSCANGGGYYHYSYSVVRGCDRIVPVDIYVPGCPPTAEALLYGIMQLQRKIRREGTIER, translated from the coding sequence ATGGGAGTGACGCTCAGCCCCGCCGGACAGGCGGTTCCGCCCGCAGGGACTGCGCCAGATCAGGCGTTTTTCAACGATCTGAACAGCGAGCTGACCGACAAGGGCTTCCTTGTCACCTCGACCGAGGAGCTGTTCCAATGGGCGCGCACCGGGTCGCTGTGGTGGATGACCTTCGGCCTGGCCTGCTGCGCGGTCGAGATGATCCATGTGAACATGCCGCGCTATGATCTGGAGCGGTTCGGCGTCGCCCCGCGCGCCAGCCCGCGCCAGTCGGACGTGATGATCGTCGCCGGCACGCTGTGCAACAAGATGGCCCCGGCGCTGCGCCGCGTCTATGACCAGATGTCGGAGCCGCGCTACGTCATCTCGATGGGCAGCTGCGCCAATGGCGGCGGCTATTATCATTACAGCTATTCGGTGGTGCGCGGCTGCGACCGGATCGTGCCGGTCGACATCTATGTGCCCGGCTGTCCGCCGACTGCCGAGGCGCTGCTTTACGGCATCATGCAGCTGCAGCGGAAAATCCGCCGCGAAGGGACGATCGAGCGGTGA
- a CDS encoding class I fructose-bisphosphate aldolase — protein MTPTVKAILDKYESDNPGVKANLARILMQGRLGGTGKLIILPVDQGFEHGPARSFAVNEPAYDPHYHFQLAVDAGLSAYAAPLGMIEAGADSFAGQIPTILKVNSANSWANAKDQAVTASVDDALRLGCSAIGFTVYPGSDHFFELAEEIREMSLEAKSVGIATVIWSYPRGGDISKDGELALDVGAYAAHMAALLGAHIIKVKLPTDHIEQKDAKKAYEGGDWSTQAKRVAHVVKSCFNGRRIVVFSGGAAKGADAVYQDARDIRDGGGNGSIIGRNTFQRPRDEALAMLDRLVRIYKGEE, from the coding sequence ATGACGCCGACCGTGAAAGCGATTCTCGACAAATATGAATCCGACAATCCCGGGGTGAAGGCCAATCTGGCGCGCATCCTGATGCAGGGGCGGCTGGGCGGCACCGGCAAGCTGATCATCCTGCCGGTCGACCAGGGTTTCGAACATGGCCCGGCGCGTAGCTTTGCGGTCAACGAACCGGCCTATGACCCGCATTATCATTTCCAGCTGGCGGTCGATGCCGGCCTGTCGGCCTATGCCGCGCCGCTCGGCATGATCGAAGCCGGGGCGGACAGCTTTGCCGGCCAGATCCCGACCATCCTCAAGGTCAACTCGGCCAATAGCTGGGCCAATGCCAAGGATCAGGCGGTGACCGCGAGCGTCGATGACGCGCTGCGCCTCGGCTGTTCGGCGATCGGCTTCACCGTCTATCCGGGTTCGGACCATTTCTTTGAACTGGCTGAAGAAATCCGCGAAATGTCGCTGGAGGCCAAGTCCGTCGGCATCGCGACCGTGATCTGGTCCTACCCGCGCGGCGGCGACATTTCCAAGGATGGCGAACTGGCGCTCGACGTCGGTGCCTATGCCGCGCACATGGCCGCCCTGCTTGGCGCGCACATCATCAAGGTCAAGCTGCCGACCGACCATATCGAGCAGAAGGACGCCAAAAAGGCCTATGAGGGCGGTGACTGGTCGACCCAGGCCAAGCGCGTCGCCCATGTCGTCAAGTCGTGCTTCAACGGCCGCCGCATCGTCGTCTTCTCGGGCGGCGCAGCCAAGGGCGCCGACGCCGTCTATCAGGACGCGCGCGACATTCGCGACGGCGGCGGCAATGGCTCGATCATCGGCCGCAACACCTTCCAGCGCCCGCGCGACGAGGCGCTGGCGATGCTCGACCGGCTGGTCCGGATCTACAAGGGCGAAGAATAA